The sequence below is a genomic window from Sinorhizobium terangae.
GCTCTGAGTGGCAGGCTCGAGCTTTAAATTGGACAATAAGTCAATTCGACTAAATAGTCAATATGAGAATGGCGAAGGGGTGCCATGCGAAAAAGGCGTAGCCGGACGGGGCATCAAGAATGCGCTGATCGCGGCTGTGGTTGGTTCATCGGCTAACTGCGCACCGGCTGGGTGCCGCCGAAGGAGCCCCTTGCATTTGGCAGGTGCGAAAATGAAAGAGTGGCGCTCAGGCCTTCCGCCGTTAAACGGCCCTCGTATAGACAGGCTTCAGCCTGGACATTATAGTCAGTATGACCTATTCGTTAAGAGCTTGAGGTTTTGTGTACTATGGCGAACATAAATCCGACTCGCCGAGCCGAAATCGGGCGCGAAAAGCGCGCGAGAACCCATGCGCAGCTTGTCGAAGCTGCCAAGTCGCTGTTCGCCAGACAGGCTGTGGAGTCTGTCACAGTGGATGACGTGGTTAAGGAGGCCGGGGTCGCCAAGGGTACGTTCTACGTGCACTTCGATAGCCTGGAGGCATTGACTGCAGCAGTTGCGGAGGAACTGGTGCAGTCGTTCGACGAACTGCTGCAGCCGGGCCGGATCTCGATTTCCGATCCCGCCCTGCGAATTGCTTTCGGCTGCAGATTATTCATCGACAAGGCTCTCACTGACTCGCGATGGGCTGCGGTCGCGGCAAGAATGACGGCAGCAACTCCGAAGGGTGGCGAGAACATTCGTCGCCGCCTCTTTGAAGACCTTCAGCAGCTTTCGAAAGAATCGCTGGAAGAGACGTCTGCGGAGCTGAAGCTGGAGGTTGTCGTCGGGATCATGCTCCAGATCTTGCGCGCTCTGGGTGAGGGCAGGTTGTCCTCGCTCGATCGTGACGCTGTCATTAGCGCCATCCTCCGCGCGATCGGTCTCAGTGCTCAACAGGCGGAGTCGGTCCTTGAGCGCTTGCCGCCCAATACCATTCCGGAGAAATCCTCTCAAGCCGCGGCGAACTGACGAGCATGCTT
It includes:
- a CDS encoding TetR/AcrR family transcriptional regulator — its product is MDDVVKEAGVAKGTFYVHFDSLEALTAAVAEELVQSFDELLQPGRISISDPALRIAFGCRLFIDKALTDSRWAAVAARMTAATPKGGENIRRRLFEDLQQLSKESLEETSAELKLEVVVGIMLQILRALGEGRLSSLDRDAVISAILRAIGLSAQQAESVLERLPPNTIPEKSSQAAAN